The Verrucomicrobium spinosum DSM 4136 = JCM 18804 DNA segment ACGGATCTGCGCGGGCGTTTCCGTGCCGCTGAGAGCGATGCGCCCCTTCGCGGGCAAAGCGGTGGCGACGTCAGCACCTGATCCAGAGACGACGGCGATTTGATAGCGCGCCGCCAGCTCAGGCGTCAGGTCCTTGCCTGCCACATAGTCAAAGAAAATGGCCTCCCGGCCCAGTTCGGCCATGGCGGGGTGAAGCGGTCCCAACTGAGATTGCTCAGCACCGCTGGCATCGTAGTAGAGCACGCGTAAAGGACCGCCCGCCGCGAGAATCGGAGCGGCGCAAGCAAGGCTGAACAAAGAAGCGAGGAAGCGTTTCATGGTTTCGTGGGCACTTGAATTTCGCCACAAACAACGCCTTTCTGCGATACCTTTGTGCTGACATGTTTTATGGGGAATCAGACAGCGTCCCACCAGCAAAGCTGGCCTGAAAAAGGGTGAAATCGGCCCCTCCCTCCACTTGTCAGGTTTTGCTTTTGGACCAAACGGTCTGTAGATGAAGCTTTTACTCCCGGAACAAGTGTGCTAAATCAGACACGTGGGCTTACACCATCCAACACCACAAACTCAGGAAGAATTGCTCTCAGCCAGAGACCAGTTCATGCGGCAGATCTCACCGGACTCCGCCTTCCACAGGTTGTTTGACCACATGCCGGAAGTGTCCTTTTTCGCCAAAGACCGCGAATTCCGGTTCATTGCCGCCAGCCGTCGCTTTTACGAGAGGTTTGGGTTTACCGAGGAAAGGCAGATCATCGGGCACAATGATTTCGACATCTTCCCCACCCGTCTGGCGGAGAACTTCCGCAAGGATGATGAAGTGGTGATCTCCACCGGCCAGCCCAAGCTCAACATCATGGAGTTGTTCTTCACCCAGCAGGGAATCCCTGACTGGTTTGTGACCAACAAGCTGCCTCTCTTCAACCGCGAGGGTCAGCCCATCGGCATCATGGGCTCCGTGCAGAGCTATGAAGGGCGCAAGCAGGTCATGCAGCCCTATCTACAGCTCGACAAGGCCGTGAACTACATTCGCCAGCACTTCCGCACGGGGGTGACCATCAGTGAACTGGCCGAACTCGTCCACCTCTCCCCGCGCCAGCTGCATCGCAAGTTCGTGGAAACATTCGGCAGCAGCCCGCAGGCCTTCATCATGAAACTGCGAATCCAGGCCGCATGTGAAGCGCTTCAGCATGAAGACCGCCAGATCAGTGAGGTGGCCATGGAAATGGGCTTCTGTGACCAAAGCTCCTTCACCCAGCAGTTCCAGAAGCATGTGGGGCTTACGCCCATGCGGTATCAGCGTCAGTTCCGGCTGCGGGCAGGTTAGCGGGAGCGCTAGAGAGACCGGATTAACAAGATTTCGGAAGGGTTCAAAAGCTGGGAGCAGGGTCGGCGGGCGGCTGGGACGCGGGAAATGGTTCCAGGTTTTGCCGGGCAGCACTTGGCCTGACTCCAAAGCCCCCCCGTCCGCAGCAGCGCCAGCAGGTCTTTCGTCCTACCAGTCTTCAGTCTTTGCGTCCCCTACACCCGCTCTGCCTTGCCAGCCTGATGTTCGCCATGCGCTTGAGCCCGGACGACGGCATGGCTGAGCGCTGCTGACTGGTTGGTCAATCGATCAATCCATGCGAGAACGAGAGCAGAGATGAGGAAGGTGACATGGATCCCAGTCTGCCAGAACAACTCATGCAAGGTCTTGCTGTTGGCGTCGATGAAACTCTTGAGCAGATGAATGGATGAGATACCGATCAGCGCTGTGGCCAGCTTCACCTTCAACACGCCGGCGTTCACGTGAGAGAGCCACTCTGGCTGGTCAGGATGCCCGTCCAAATCCAGGCGGGAGACGAAGGTCTCATACCCGCCGATGATGACCATGATGAGCAGATTCGCGATCATCACCACATCGATCAGCCCCAGCACGATGAGCATGATTTCCTGTTCCTTGATGGTGTGAGCATGTCCCACCAGATGCCAGAGCTCCTTGAGGAACACCCACACATACACCCCTTGGGCGAGAATCAGGCCCAGATAGAGCGGTGCCTGTAGCCATCGGCTCAGGAAAATCAGGCTGCTGAGAGTGGTGCGGAATCCGTGGCCGTATTGGGGAGTCATGCGCGGGAGATGTAGAGCATGACTTGCGGACTCGTCAACCGCGCAGCCAGCATCTCGACAACGGCATTACTCCCGGAAACGACACCCATCTGGCAGCCTACATCGCACGTCGTCCGCTCAGGGCATGATGCAGCGTCATCTCATCCACGTGATCCAACCCACCGCCTGCGGGCATGCCTTGCGCAAGCCGAGTTACCTTCACGCCCAAGGGGCGCAAAATGTCCGCCAGGTAGTTGGCCGTCGCCTCCCCTTCTACATCCGCACTCAGCGCCAGGATCACCTCCTCCGCCCCCAGGGCGGGAACTCGTGCCGCCAGCTCGCGGATGCGCAGGTCAGAGGGTGTGATGTTATCCAGTGGCGACAGACGCCCCCCGAGCACATGGTACTGACCAGAAAAGGCCCCGCTACGCTCCAGGCGCAGCACATCCGCTGCCTGCTCCACCACGCAGACCACGGTGGTCTGCCGTTTGTCACTCTGACACAGACCACAGGCAGCATCCCGCTCAATGAAGAAGCCACACTCCGGACAGATCCCCACCCGCTGCTCCAGTTGCGCCAGCGCCCTCGCCAGCTCCGCAGCCCGGGCATGGCCGCGCCCCATCATCCACAACACCAGCCGCTCAGCGCTCCGCTGGCCAATGCCAGGGAGTGATTTCATCTGGAGGATGAGTTCCCGAATGGGGGCGGGATAATCCAGAGCAGGCATAAGATGGAAGTAAGGCCGTAAGAGAGAGGTCTGAAAAAGCAGACCGCCGGGTGCAGGGCAACCCGGCGGGAGAGATTCTAGCGGTTCACAATGGATTGGAAACTTATGGATTCACCGTGAGCAGACGCACGTGACGGGAGACCCCCTTCGTGTCGGGAGTGGTTTCGTCCTTCATACCAGCCTCCGCACGCTCCAGGAAATACTTCAGGGGGGGATCTTCACGGGTGTCGATCCGGGCCTGCATGAGCTGCTGCACCGCTTCTTTGTAGTTGCCCTTGCGCAGGCTCACCACACCCTGCCAGAAAGCATCGCGGGCTTTGGACTCTTCATCGCTGAGTTTCCCCTTCTCGGCCAGCAGCTCGTACACTTCAGAAATCTGGTGCAGCTTCGGTGCATAGACCATTTCCATCGGCCGGGTTTCCACCTTTTCCTTCGTGAGATGGAACGTGCGGGCAGAGATGAGCAAGTGGCTGCCATACACCAGGTTCACGGCGCAGAGACGGCGGCTAAAGTCGAGCGGCTCACCCACCGCGCTGTAGAATTCGAATTCGCGGAAGCCAAAGCGACCCACGCTCATCTGCCCTGTGGCCAGAGCAACGCCGAAGGCGGGCTTCCTGTGCCAGCGGTTCTGGATCTCCTGGTCCAGATTTACCAGGCGCTGCTTCAGTTCCAGCGCAGACTTGCAGGCATCCATGGCGTGAGTCCCACCATTCTTGTCCATCATGCCGAAGAAAACACGCACGCCATCCGCCGTGCAGGTGTCCAGGTAGGCTCCTTGGGCCACCATGAACTCCCCGGTAACCTGTAGGAAGAGCGAGCCGAGCTGCTCCAGATCCTTGGGCTCCATCTGATTGGCCAGATCCGGGTAATTGAGAATGCGGCAGGTCAGCACCGTCAGTTCCCGCTTCCCGGTGAGCATCGAGTCATCCTTGGCGTTGATAAGTCGCTCGAAGTTCTCGGTAGAAACACGTCCGACGAAGTAGCGGAACAGCTTGTGCCTCTGCCAGCCTGGATCCACATGGCCAAAGATGATTCCCCCCAGCCCCGTGGCCACCACCGCCAGCACCGCAGAAAGGGGCTCAAACAGGATGCCGCAAAATGCCAGGATGGGAGAAAGCAGCAGCGTCAGGAATGCCGCAGCAATGATGAAAGCGATCTTGCTGGAACGACGCGGCAGCTCAATGCACACCCAGGAGGAGATGTAGGCCATCAGGGTGATGAAACCATATTGCAATGGCACCATGAACTTCAAGGGCCCCTCCACTGGAAGGATGAAGATGCTCCGGTAGAACTCCTCCAGCTGCGACATCTTGTCGCTGAAAAAGCCAGTCAGGTGGAAAACGCCCACGAGGGCGGCACTCACTACTGCTCCCAAAATCAAACTAGCCGCCCAACTGCGTCCCATGGTTTTGCTTAATCTATTTGCTTTGATCGTTGCCATGCGCCCGGCGGTAAGATGCCACCACCAGATCGCTCAAGTATTTGTCTGGCTCCTGCACCGCCCGCAACGGAAGCACAAATGATTTTTCTGCATTGTTGCTCGCGATGAGCTGTAGTCCGAAGGGGTAATCTTTAAACATCTTGCGGCAAAGATCGGCCACCGTACTCCCCTCCCGGGCACTGCGCTCCACCAGAAGCTTTGCAGCATCCCACTCAAACCGGATCTCCAGCCCGTAGTCGTGGCTGAAGCTCTGGGCAAAATCCTCGACTTCCCGTGCAGCAGCACTCACCTGCACGTTCTGCGCCTTGTCCCGGCAGTGGGCCAGGGCGGCATCAGGATCGCGCAGCAGCGTCTCATCCACCAGCAACTCCTTCAGTCCCAGGGAGGGGAGCTCGAACTTGAAGTCCCTCAGCGACTTTTCCCACACGGTCATCAGACCTCGCGCACCGGTCTTCTCCTCGGCCGCCTGGCGGGCCTTCACCCGCAACGCACTGTCGTCAAAGGTAGCGTGAATGCCATAGGCCTGAAACTCGCGCTCGAACTGGCGGATCAGGCTTCCCTCGCTGCTCTTCATGATGTCGAAGAGGTCGTCCGCGGTCAGGGAGTCACAAACCACCCGCACGGGCAGTCGTCCGATGAACTCTGCTTCGAAGCCGTAGTCGATAAAATCTTGCGTACGAGCCAGGCGCAATGGTGTGCCAGAGATCACATCCTCCCTCACGGCGGCACCGAAACCAATGCTCCCCTTGCTCACGCGACGCTCAATGATCTTCTCCAGTCCGCTGAAAGCGCCACTCACGACAAAGAGGACGTTGCGAGTGTTCACCACCTGGCGGCGGGGGGCATCCCCTTTCCTCATCTCGAACATCATCTGAATCTGGCTGCGCATGTCATTGGGCGCATGCAGAGACACTTCCGTCTCCTCCATCAGCTTCAGCAGCGTGGTCTGCACCCCGCGCCCATTCACATCCCGGCCCGGGCGGTCACCTGCTGTGGCCAGCTTGTCCACCTCATCCAGGTAGATAATGCCGTGCTCCGCCAGATCGATGTTGCCGTTGGCCTTGGTCACAAGGTCGCGCACCAAGTCATCCACATCAGCCCCCACATAGCCCGTCTCACTGAACTTTGTGGCGTCTGCCTTCACAAATGGCACCCCGATCAGATCCGCGATGTGCTTGACCAGATAGGTCTTACCCACACCAGTCGGCCCCACGATGATGACATTCTGCTTGGCAAACTCCACCTCGTCAGCCGCCTTTGGGTCGCGCCTGCGCATCTCCCGCAACATGCGGGCATGGTTGTAGTGGTCGCAGACCGCCGTCGCCAGCACCTTCTTGGCGTCATCCTGGCGGATCACAAATCGGTCGAGGTACGCCTTGATGTCGGCGGGGCGGTAGCGGAAGTCCAGCCAGCTCTCATCATCCTCCTGGGGAGTCGTTTCCATGGTCGGGGGTTCCAGTTGTGCGCTCGGCCCGTCATCCTTGCCCTGCCCATCGCGAAAACTGGTGAAAAGCACGTTCCCGCCAAACTGGTTCCGGATGAACTCCTCCAGTTTTTTCCCAATCTCCTCAGGAGAGTTGGGCGGATCGGGCTTCTTGTCGCTCATGCAGCAGAATACGCCCGCAACTGAGCCTATGACAAGCCGACTGTGCCTGAAACTTTCGAAATCCAATTCCAAAAGTTCCCTCCAGGCCCAAGGCTTTCGGGGGTAAAACGACCCTTCAAAAGCCACAACTCATACGTCCTCAACCGGTCACCAACGCGCACCAGCGTCGGAGCATCCAACGGTGCCCGCGCCCCAAAAACCAAGAACTAATTCCCCCCACTCTGCTCCACTCGCGCCCAACGCTGGCGGAAGGCGCGGTTCTCTTCCATGAGCTGATTGGCCACGGTATTCGCCATCTGGTCCAGACCTTGCATCTTCGCAAAGACCACGATCATCTCCAGGCGGTTGTAGTACTCAGTGGAGTCACTCACGTTCTCCACCATGGCCTGCGCCACTGCCACCAGGGTCTCCGGCGTGAGCGAGTCAGTGGGGATGGTGAACTGGCCGCGGTCAAGCGAGATGATGGCGTTGTCGAACTCCAGGCGCGTCAAGCGCCCCTGCAGAGGCAGACCCGAGCGGCGGTAAAGCGTGCCGTTGTATCCACGACTGGCCACATCGGCTTTGAGCACGTCCATGAACTCCTTGGCCTTCGTCCAGAGGTAGATCTTGTTGGCGATCACGTTCTGCACCTCGGGAGTCTCGAACTTCATCCCCTGCAACAGCTCCACCGCGTGGCTGTAGTCGTAGCCCCGTACCAGAGCCGGAAGGCTGTTGCTCAGCTCAGCAAGCTGGGCCACCTCCCGCTGGCGCAGGGAGTCCAGCCGTTTGCGCTCTGTCTCCTCAATCTGGCGGCGCAGGCGGGTTATTTCCTCCTGGGCAAAGCGAATGCGATGCGTGAAAAGATTCCTCAGCGCCCCGTTGGTTTTGAGCTGCTCCAGCACTTTGCGGCTCTCTGCGACCTCATCGCGTGCTTCATCAATGGAGGCAAAGGGTTCTTTCCTCAGCTCTCCAGCGCTCTTGGCCAGCTGCACGTCTGCAATATAGGGGGCGATCAGCTTCTTGTACGAGCTGATCCACTCCAGCCCTCTGCCCGGGGCGCAGGAATTAAAGGTCTCCAGCCACTCCACCGCCGCGCGCGGCTTGCCAAAGTGCCACTGGGCCAGGCCATGGGCCAGGTACCCGAGCACCTCCTCGGAGGTTTCCTCGTAACTCACTTCCCGGCGGGCCATGCCAAGACCCAGATCCTGACTCATGCGGCCACCGATCTTGCCGAAGAATTCCTTGAACTCCACCCCGCTCATCTCGCTGCCGGCACCGGCATCCTGGCGAATGGATTCGAAGTACTTCTCCGCATCCTGACGCTTACCATCCACCATGGCGCACAGGGCAGCATTGAAGCGAGCCCAGTTCAGCGTCGGCTGCTTCGCCCGGCCGGAGGAGATCAGTCCGTCGAAGAGCTTGCGCGCTTCGGCAAACTTGCCTTCCAGCAGCGTACCACGGGCTCGCAGGAAGATGTCCGCCACGGTCTCCGTGGAGGCCTCTGAGGTGCCCCCCAACGTGGTGAGTTCCCGCTCATTGGTGCGGATGGACTTGACCTTCGTTTCTGGAGCTGGCTTGGCCAGCACGGCGATGATGGCGATCGCCACCAACGCGCTCGCGCCGCCCAGGATAAAACGCTGCCGCAGAGACTTCTCCCGGATGGTCGAGTAGCCCAGGAGGCTCTCCGCATCGCGAAAGGCCTCCACCAGCTCATCATAGCTCGCGTAGCGATCCTCCGGGCGGAGGGCCAGGGTCTTGTTGATCAACTCACAGGTGCGGGTGGAAAACTTGAAGCCGCTGTCCTCCAGGCGTACCACGCGGCTCTTGATCACCTTGAGCTCCTGGATGGAGTTCGTGTTCGCCTTGTGCGGCGGCTTGCCTGTGAGGGCGTGGTACAGGGTCGCTCCCAGACTGTAGATGTCACTGCGAAAGTCTTCGCGGTCATCCCGCACCTTCTCGGGTGCCACATAAAACGGGGTGGCCCAGATTTCGCCTGAATCATCCACGTCCCGCGCATGGAAGAGCGCCAGACCAAAGTCCACAATTTTCGGCGTATTCTCCTCCGTAAAGAGGATGTTCGCCGGCTTCACGTCACGGTGGATCAGACCTTCGCGGTACGCAGCGCGCAGCCCCTCAGCCACCGCGCGGCCCACCCGGAGGGCTTCAGCTTCCGTAAGGTGTTCATTCTCAGCAATTCGATGCTCCAAGCTGCCTCCCGCCACCAGCTCCATGGCGATATAGAAGTTGCCTTGATCCTTGCCCACGGAGTAGAGCTTCACCACGTTCGGGTGGGTCACCGCAGCCGTCAGCTGGGCTTCCCGCTCGAAACTGGCCATCCGCACACTGTCCCTGCTGTAGTGACGGTTGAGGATCTTCAGCGCCACATGGCGCCCTAGAGTGGAGTCTTCGGCGTCAAACACACGGCTCATGCCGCCTTCGCCAATCTGCTTGATGATGGAAAAGTGGTCGAACTTGCGGCGGACTCGAACAAACTCGCCGCAGTGCGGACAGGCCACCTTGGAGTAAGGCTCAAGCGTTGAGACGTCAATCACGCCTTCGCAGGCCGGGCAGGTGCTGTAATATTGGAAAATGTCTTGGGGGGGTGTCACAGGACGCGGAGGGTAGCTCGAAAACCGAGGTTCTCAAAGCTGAAAGTTCAGGGCAACTTTGTCACTAGAAGGTCAGAGAACGGCCGTTCCACTCACGCAATTACCATGTAAAGCAGGGCGCAGGCCATGTCGTATTTATTTATGAAAATTAAACGATCGGAAGTCGAGTTGGTTTCGCTGCTTGCGAAAAGAAATCGAAATTTCATACTGACAGATGGATTTCACGGTCAATGAATCAGCCCCTGCCAAACAGAGGCTGGATCACTATTTGCAGGGCGAGCTGCCCGACATGTCTCGCACACGCCTTCAAGGCCTAATCAAGGACGGCCACATCCTTCTGAATGGGAAGGCCGCCAAGCCCAATACTCCACTCAAGCAGGGGGACCGCATCACCATGGAGGTGCCGGACCCTGTTCCCACGGAAGTCGTTCCACAGGACATCCCCCTCAACGTCCTCTTTGAGGACGAGCACATCATCGTCATCAACAAGCCCGACGGCCTTGTGGTGCACCCGGCGGCTGGCAATCCGGACGGCACCCTGGTAAATGCCCTGCTCTTCCATTGCAAGAACCTCAGCGGCATCGGGGGGGAGTTGCGCCCGGGCATCGTCCACCGTCTTGACAAGGAAACCAGTGGCTGCATGGTCGCCGCCAAGCATGACCTGGCCCACACGCGGCTTACCGAGGCCTTCAGCCAGCGGGACCTGACCAAGATCTACCTGGCCGCCGTGAATGGTACCCCCTCCTCGTCCTCAGGCCGGATCGAGAACCGCATCGGCCGCCACCCCGTGGACCGCAAGCGCATGGCCCTCGTCACTGGCGAGGCTGGCAAGGAAGCCCTCACCGAGTGGGATCGAGTGGCCGTCCACCAAGGCTGCGCGCTCATCCGCTGCCGCCTGCTGACCGGCCGGACTCATCAGATCCGGGTGCACATGAAGGAAGCCCTCGGCTGCCCGATCCTGGGTGACACCATCTACGCCCAAATCCAGCGCCAGCTCATCAAGATGCCCCGCCTCATGCTCCATGCGTGGAAGTTGGAGTTCCAACACCCCATCACCAAGCTGGGACTTAAATTCGAAGCACCCGTGCCTGAGGCTTTTGGTCCGTGGATGAAGAAGAACGGGTAGATCTGCGGCCCGCTCATCTTCACTCCTATTGCTCCGGCGAAAACCGGTTCGGAGTTCAACAGTGTTCCATCGATGCCTATCAGTGGTTCTTCTCAGCTGCTCGATCAAGCCCCCACACCAAAGCCCGCCCCGCCCCTTTGCGTCGCACGAGGCCGATCTCCTGCTCAAGCAGCTTCATCCACTCCGGGCACGGCCGGTCGTAGGGCAGCGCCAGTGTTTCCCTCAGCTCCACCCAGGTCGCCCCCTGGCGACGGGCTTTCAGGTGCTTGTGAATGGCTGACTTGAATTCCACATACTGCATGGCTGACCACAAAATAACAGGGCACTGAGGTTTCCGTACAGGAAATTCATCAGTGCCCCACAAGCACGGTTCAGACTGTCAACAACTCAGGAAAGCGTCTCCTTCGGCAGGTGCTTGATGGCCCCGTCGTCCAGCGCGCTTTGATGAGCCAGAATGCCCGTGCAGGTCCAGTTGGCGCTCTGCTTCGCATTCGGGAAGGGCTGACGGCCTTCCACCAGCGCCATGGCAAATTCATGCGCCAGGTGCGGATGGCTCCCGCCGTGTCCTGCGCCTTGCGTGAAGCTCAAATGGGCGTTTTCATCATCGTACACGCCTTTGGTCGTGTACTTCGCAATACTCTCCGGCAGACGGCTGGCGTAGTCGGGGCTCTTGATCAGGGACGGGATCTCCGGTTCGGGCTTCTTCGCCGTGTGCAGCACCAGTGGCTCATGCTCGATGAGCGGCCATTCCACGGATTGCTTGCTGCCATACACGTCGATGCTCTCGCGGTACTGGCGGGCGGTGTCGAAGAGGCTGCGGATGATGCGCACACTCAGGTCAGAGTTGCTCACCTTCACATGCGCCGTCTCCACGGCAAAGGGTGAGTTGTAGTGCCCGATGAGTTCCTCACGGATGGTGCCGGAGCCAAAGCAGCTCACGTACTCGGCGTCGCCATTTGCAAGGCCCAGCACCGGTCCCACGCAGTGGGTGGCGTAGTGCATGGGCGGCAGGCCCGGCCAGTAGTTCGGCCAGCCGTCCATGTCCTGCTGGTGACTTGCCTGGATGAACTGCAGTTTACCCAGATCTCCCTTGTCACGGAGTTCCTTCATGAACAGGTACTCCCGGGCATAGACCACGGTCTCCATCATCATGTAGGTCAGCCCCGTCTCCTCAGTGAGGCGTATGATCTCCAGGCAATCCTCCACACTCGTGGCCATCGGCACGGTACAGGCCACATGCTTGCCCGCTTTCAGCGCGGCAATGGACATCCAGGCGTGATCCGGGATGGGCGAGTTGATGTGCACCGCGTCCACTTCTGGATCTTTCAGAAGCTCGGCATAGTCCGTATAGCGCTTCTCCACCCCAAAGTGGTCCCCCACCTCCTTGAGCTTTTCCGGATTGCGCTGGCAGATGGCACCGCAGGTGGTGTGCGGGTGTTTTTGCCAAAGGGGAATGAACTCGGCGCCAAAGCCAAGACCGACGACTGCGATGTTGAATTTCTTGCTCATGGAGGAAGTTGGACTGCCTCCATGGAACGTGCGCCCGCCGGTTTTTGCACGGACATTTTTTGTGCCCGTTCGGCCATGCATCAGGTCGGCCACCGCAGGCAGCCGACCCGGAAAATCGGCCCTTACTTGATGCCCACCACCATGGAGTCCGGCCCCACCAGATGCTCCACGCGGATGTCCTTGAACCCAATCTCCTCCATCCACCCCCTGCAATCAGCCCCGCTGTAGTCAAAGCCCCCGTCCGTCTCGACGAGCATGTTCAAGCTCATCATCAGACCGAAGGCATTTTGGGAGCGATCGTCATCGATGATGGAGTCATAGACGATCACCGCCCCACCCTCGGGCACCGCCTCGTACGCACGACGCAGGAGCAGCTTCTTTTGCTCCAGATCCCAGTCATGCAGGATGTGCCCCATCATCACCACATCCACCTTCGGCAGATCGTCGGTAAAGAAGCTTCCTCCTTGGAACGAAAGCCTGTCCGCCACCCCCGCTTGCGTTGCATAATCCTCAAAAATGGGGGCCACCTCGGGAAGGTCAAAGCCTATGCCGCGCACATGCGGCTGGGCCAGCGCCACCTGCACGGCCAGATCCCCCTGGGCCGTTCCCGCATCCACAAACGAGTTGTACTGCGCCCAGGGGAACTGCCTCGCAATCGCGAGGTTGGCCCCACGGCTCACGCCCGACATGGCCCGCAGGAACTCCTTCAAACGTGCGGGATCAGCATACAGCGTGGCGAACATGTCATCGCCATGTTTGCCTTCGTTCTGACGCAGACCCGTGCGCAGCGCCTCCGTCAGACTGCCCCAGAACTTGAACAAGCGGCTGTTGGCCATCTCCAGGATGCCCCCGATGTATGAGGGCTTGTTCTTGTCCAGAAACAGGTCGGTCTCCGGCGTGTTGCGGTACACCCCGCCCTCACGCACCAGGAAGCCCAGCGCCACCAGCGTATCCAGGAAATCCCGTCCCCCTCTCGGATGCAGCCCCAGCCTCCCCTGCACCGTGGCGA contains these protein-coding regions:
- a CDS encoding methyltransferase, with the protein product MENPTPDRIFQTGLAFWPSKVLLSAVEMEVFTELAKHPGDLATVQGRLGLHPRGGRDFLDTLVALGFLVREGGVYRNTPETDLFLDKNKPSYIGGILEMANSRLFKFWGSLTEALRTGLRQNEGKHGDDMFATLYADPARLKEFLRAMSGVSRGANLAIARQFPWAQYNSFVDAGTAQGDLAVQVALAQPHVRGIGFDLPEVAPIFEDYATQAGVADRLSFQGGSFFTDDLPKVDVVMMGHILHDWDLEQKKLLLRRAYEAVPEGGAVIVYDSIIDDDRSQNAFGLMMSLNMLVETDGGFDYSGADCRGWMEEIGFKDIRVEHLVGPDSMVVGIK